In Macaca fascicularis isolate 582-1 chromosome X, T2T-MFA8v1.1, one DNA window encodes the following:
- the PLXNB3 gene encoding plexin-B3 isoform X9, which translates to MAPLDPSRWPLRASHQASQASTSPTSLEPVCPEAIVCRTRPQAVPGEAAVLVVFGHAQRTLLTSPFRYTANPRLVAAEPSASFRGGGRLIRVRGTGLDVVQRPLLSVWLEADTEAQASRAQPRDPEPRRSCGAPAADPQACIQLGGGLLQCSTVCSVNSSSLLLCWSPAVPDRARLQRVFFTLDNVQVDFASASGGQGFLYQPNPRLAPLSHEGPSRPYRLKPGHILDVEGEGLNLGISKEEVRVHIGRSECLVKTLTRTHLYCEPPAHAPQPADGSGLPQFVVQMGNVRLALGPVQYEAEPPLSAFPMEAQAGLGMGAAVLIAAVLLLTLMYRHKSKQALRDYQKVLLQLESLETGVGDQCRKEFTDLMTEMTDLSSDLEASGIPFLDYRTYAERAFFPGHGGCPLQPKPEGPGEDGRCTTVHQGLTQLSNLLNSKLFLLTLIHTLEEQPSFSQRDRCHVASLLSLALHGKLEYLTDIMRTLLGDLAAHYVHRNPKLMLRRTETMVEKLLTNWLSICLYAFLREVAGEPLYMLFRAIQYQVDKGPVDAVTGKAKRTLNDSRLLREDVEFQPLTLMVLVGPGAGGAACSSEVQRVPARVLDTDTITQVKEKVLDQVYKGTPFSQRPSVHALDLEWRSGLAGHLTLSDEDLTSVTQNHWKRLNTLQHYKVPDGATVGLVPQLHSGSSISQSLAQRCPLGENIPTLEDGEEGGVCLWHLVKATEEPEGAKVRCGSLREREPARAKAIPEIYLTRLLSMKGTLQKFVDDTFQAILSVNRPIPIAVKYLFDLLDELAEKHGIEDPGTLHIWKTNSLLLRFWVNALKNPQLIFDVRVSDNVDAILAVIAQTFIDSCTTSEHKVGRDSPVNKLLYAREIPRYKQMVERYYADIRQSSPASYQEMNSALAELSGSYTSAPHCLEALQELYNHIHRYYDQIISALEEDPVGQKLQLACRLQQVAALVENKVTDL; encoded by the exons ATGGCACCACTGGACCCGTCCAGGTGGCCATTAAGAGCCAGCCACCAGGCATCTCAAGCCAGCACTTCACCTACCAG CCTGGAGCCAGTGTGTCCGGAGGCCATTGTGTGCCGTACCAGGCCCCAGGCTGTCCCAGGAGAAGCAGCGGTCCTTGTGGTCTTTGGCCATGCCCAGCGCACACTGCTCACCAGCCCCTTCCGCTACACCGCCAACCCCCGGCTTGTAGCAGCGGAACCCAGTGCCAGCTTCCGGGG GGGTGGGCGGCTGATCCGTGTCAGGGGCACCGGCCTGGATGTGGTGCAGCGGCCCCTACTGTCTGTGTGGCTGGAGGCTGACACAGAGGCACAGGCTTCCAGGGCCCAGCCCCGGGACCCAGAGCCAAGGAGGAGCTGTGGAGCCCCTGCTGCGGATCCCCAGGCTTGTATCCAGCTTGGTGGGGGACTGCTGCAG TGCTCCACCGTCTGCTCTGTCAACTCGTCCAGCCTCCTCCTGTGCTGGAGCCCTGCTGTGCCAGACAGGGCCCGCCTGCAGCGGGTCTTCTTCACCCTAGACAACGTGCAAGTGGACTTTGCCAGCGCCAGTGGGGGCCAGGGCTTCCTGTACCAGCCCAACCCCCGCCTGGCACCCCTCAGCCACGAGGGGCCTTCCCGCCCCTACCGCCTCAAGCCAGGCCACATCCTGGATGTGGAG GGTGAGGGCCTCAACCTGGGCATCAGCAAGGAAGAGGTGCGCGTGCACATCGGCCGCAGCGAGTGCCTGGTGAAGACGCTCACGCGCACCCACCTGTACTGCGAGCCGCCTGCGCACGCCCCGCAGCCTGCCGATGGCTCTGGCCTGCCACAGTTCGTG GTGCAGATGGGCAATGTGCGGCTGGCCCTGGGCCCTGTGCAGTACGAGGCTGAGCCCCCGCTGTCTGCCTTTCCcatggaggcccaggcaggcctGGGCATGGGTGCTGCCGTGCTGATTGCCGCCGTGCTCCTCCTCACCCTCATGTACAG GCACAAGAGCAAGCAGGCCCTGCGGGACTACCAGAAGGTGCTACTGCAGCTGGAGAGCCTGGAGACCGGCGTGGGGGACCAGTGCCGAAAGGAGTTCACAG ACCTCATGACGGAGATGACCGACCTCAGCAGCGACCTGGAGGCCAGCGGGATCCCCTTCCTGGACTACCGCACCTACGCCGAGCGCGCCTTCTTCCCTGGCCATGGCGGTTGCCCACTGCAGCCCAAGCCTGAGGGGCCAGGGGAGGACGGCCGCTGCACCACTGTGCACCAGGGCCTCACGCAGCTCTCCAACCTGCTCAACAGCAAGCTCTTCCTCCTCACG CTCATCCACACCCTGGAGGAGCAGCCCAGTTTTTCCCAGAGGGATCGCTGCCATGTGGCTTCGCTGCTGTCGCTAGCACTACACGGCAAGCTGGAGTACCTGACTGACATCATGAGGACCCTGCTGGGTGACCTGGCAGCCCATTACGTGCACAGGAACCCCAAGCTCATGCTACGCAG GACAGAGACCATGGTGGAAAAACTGCTCACCAACTGGCTGTCCATCTGCCTGTACGCCTTCCTGAGG GAGGTGGCCGGTGAGCCACTGTACATGCTCTTCCGGGCCATCCAGTACCAAGTGGACAAAGGCCCCGTGGACGCCGTGACAGGCAAGGCCAAACGGACCCTGAATGATAGCCGCCTGCTGCGGGAGGACGTGGAGTTCCAGCCCCTGACACTGATGGTGCTggtggggcctggggctggcGGGGCCGCATGCAGCAGTGAGGTGCAGCGCGTGCCGGCCCGGGTGCTCGACACAGACACCATCACCCAGGTCAAGGAGAAGGTGTTGGACCAAGTCTACAAGGGCACCCCCTTCTCCCAGAGGCCCTCAGTGCATGCCCTAGACCTTG AGTGGCGCTCGGGCCTGGCTGGTCACCTCACCCTGTCGGATGAAGACTTGACCTCCGTGACCCAAAACCACTGGAAGAGACTCAACACTTTGCAGCACTACAAG GTCCCAGATGGAGCAACAGTGGGGCTCGTCCCTCAGCTGCACAGCGGCAGCAGCATCTCCCAGAGCCTGGCCCAGAGGTGCCCCTTGGGAGAGA ACATCCCCACGCTGGAGGATGGCGAGGAGGGTGGGGTGTGCCTCTGGCACCTGGTGAAAGCCACCGAGGAGCCAGAAGGGGCCAAGGTGCGGTGCGGCAGCCTGCGGGAGCGGGAGCCAGCGAGGGCCAAGGCCATTCCGGAAATCTACCTCACCCGTCTGCTGTCCATGAAG GGCACGCTGCAGAAGTTTGTGGACGACACCTTCCAGGCCATTCTCAGTGTGAACCGGCCCATCCCCATCGCTGTCAAGTACCTGTTTGACCTTCTGGATGAACTCGCAGAGAAGCACGGCATCGAGGACCCAGGGACCCTGCACATCTGGAAGACTAACAG TCTGCTGCTGCGGTTCTGGGTGAATGCCTTGAAGAACCCACAGCTCATCTTTGATGTGCGGGTGTCGGACAACGTGGACGCCATCCTTGCTGTCATCGCCCAGACCTTTATTGACTCCTGTACCACCTCGGAGCATAAAGTGGGCCGG GATTCCCCAGTGAACAAACTGCTCTACGCCCGGGAGATCCCACGCTACAAGCAAATGGTGGAAAG ATACTATGCAGACATTCGCCAGAGCTCTCCGGCGAGCTACCAGGAGATGAACTCTGCCCTGGCTGAGCTCTCCGGG AGCTACACTTCTGCTCCCCACTGTCTGGAGGCTCTGCAAGAACTCTACAACCACATCCACAGGTACTACGATCAG ATTATCAGTGCCCTGGAGGAGGACCCTGTGGGCCAGAAGCTGCAGCTGGCCTGCCGCCTGCAGCAGGTTGCCGCCCTGGTGGAGAACAAAGTGACTGACCTGTGA
- the PLXNB3 gene encoding plexin-B3 isoform X8, with translation MAQGGERAKLGCLAYPAHAVPQDPVLLSLSPHWGPQAGGTQLTIRGQHLQTGGNTSAFVGGQPCPILEPVCPEAIVCRTRPQAVPGEAAVLVVFGHAQRTLLTSPFRYTANPRLVAAEPSASFRGGGRLIRVRGTGLDVVQRPLLSVWLEADTEAQASRAQPRDPEPRRSCGAPAADPQACIQLGGGLLQCSTVCSVNSSSLLLCWSPAVPDRARLQRVFFTLDNVQVDFASASGGQGFLYQPNPRLAPLSHEGPSRPYRLKPGHILDVEGEGLNLGISKEEVRVHIGRSECLVKTLTRTHLYCEPPAHAPQPADGSGLPQFVVQMGNVRLALGPVQYEAEPPLSAFPMEAQAGLGMGAAVLIAAVLLLTLMYRHKSKQALRDYQKVLLQLESLETGVGDQCRKEFTDLMTEMTDLSSDLEASGIPFLDYRTYAERAFFPGHGGCPLQPKPEGPGEDGRCTTVHQGLTQLSNLLNSKLFLLTLIHTLEEQPSFSQRDRCHVASLLSLALHGKLEYLTDIMRTLLGDLAAHYVHRNPKLMLRRTETMVEKLLTNWLSICLYAFLREVAGEPLYMLFRAIQYQVDKGPVDAVTGKAKRTLNDSRLLREDVEFQPLTLMVLVGPGAGGAACSSEVQRVPARVLDTDTITQVKEKVLDQVYKGTPFSQRPSVHALDLEWRSGLAGHLTLSDEDLTSVTQNHWKRLNTLQHYKVPDGATVGLVPQLHSGSSISQSLAQRCPLGENIPTLEDGEEGGVCLWHLVKATEEPEGAKVRCGSLREREPARAKAIPEIYLTRLLSMKGTLQKFVDDTFQAILSVNRPIPIAVKYLFDLLDELAEKHGIEDPGTLHIWKTNSLLLRFWVNALKNPQLIFDVRVSDNVDAILAVIAQTFIDSCTTSEHKVGRDSPVNKLLYAREIPRYKQMVERYYADIRQSSPASYQEMNSALAELSGSYTSAPHCLEALQELYNHIHRYYDQIISALEEDPVGQKLQLACRLQQVAALVENKVTDL, from the exons ATGGCCCAAGGGGGTGAAAGGGCCAAGCTGGGCTGCCTTGCCTACCCAGCCCACGCTGTTCCCCAGGACCCTGTCCTGCTGAGCCTGAGTCCTCACTGGGGTCCCCAGGCAGGGGGCACCCAGCTCACCATCCGAGGTCAGCACCTCCAGACAGGTGGCAACACCAGTGCCTTCGTGGGTGGCCAACCCTGTCCCAT CCTGGAGCCAGTGTGTCCGGAGGCCATTGTGTGCCGTACCAGGCCCCAGGCTGTCCCAGGAGAAGCAGCGGTCCTTGTGGTCTTTGGCCATGCCCAGCGCACACTGCTCACCAGCCCCTTCCGCTACACCGCCAACCCCCGGCTTGTAGCAGCGGAACCCAGTGCCAGCTTCCGGGG GGGTGGGCGGCTGATCCGTGTCAGGGGCACCGGCCTGGATGTGGTGCAGCGGCCCCTACTGTCTGTGTGGCTGGAGGCTGACACAGAGGCACAGGCTTCCAGGGCCCAGCCCCGGGACCCAGAGCCAAGGAGGAGCTGTGGAGCCCCTGCTGCGGATCCCCAGGCTTGTATCCAGCTTGGTGGGGGACTGCTGCAG TGCTCCACCGTCTGCTCTGTCAACTCGTCCAGCCTCCTCCTGTGCTGGAGCCCTGCTGTGCCAGACAGGGCCCGCCTGCAGCGGGTCTTCTTCACCCTAGACAACGTGCAAGTGGACTTTGCCAGCGCCAGTGGGGGCCAGGGCTTCCTGTACCAGCCCAACCCCCGCCTGGCACCCCTCAGCCACGAGGGGCCTTCCCGCCCCTACCGCCTCAAGCCAGGCCACATCCTGGATGTGGAG GGTGAGGGCCTCAACCTGGGCATCAGCAAGGAAGAGGTGCGCGTGCACATCGGCCGCAGCGAGTGCCTGGTGAAGACGCTCACGCGCACCCACCTGTACTGCGAGCCGCCTGCGCACGCCCCGCAGCCTGCCGATGGCTCTGGCCTGCCACAGTTCGTG GTGCAGATGGGCAATGTGCGGCTGGCCCTGGGCCCTGTGCAGTACGAGGCTGAGCCCCCGCTGTCTGCCTTTCCcatggaggcccaggcaggcctGGGCATGGGTGCTGCCGTGCTGATTGCCGCCGTGCTCCTCCTCACCCTCATGTACAG GCACAAGAGCAAGCAGGCCCTGCGGGACTACCAGAAGGTGCTACTGCAGCTGGAGAGCCTGGAGACCGGCGTGGGGGACCAGTGCCGAAAGGAGTTCACAG ACCTCATGACGGAGATGACCGACCTCAGCAGCGACCTGGAGGCCAGCGGGATCCCCTTCCTGGACTACCGCACCTACGCCGAGCGCGCCTTCTTCCCTGGCCATGGCGGTTGCCCACTGCAGCCCAAGCCTGAGGGGCCAGGGGAGGACGGCCGCTGCACCACTGTGCACCAGGGCCTCACGCAGCTCTCCAACCTGCTCAACAGCAAGCTCTTCCTCCTCACG CTCATCCACACCCTGGAGGAGCAGCCCAGTTTTTCCCAGAGGGATCGCTGCCATGTGGCTTCGCTGCTGTCGCTAGCACTACACGGCAAGCTGGAGTACCTGACTGACATCATGAGGACCCTGCTGGGTGACCTGGCAGCCCATTACGTGCACAGGAACCCCAAGCTCATGCTACGCAG GACAGAGACCATGGTGGAAAAACTGCTCACCAACTGGCTGTCCATCTGCCTGTACGCCTTCCTGAGG GAGGTGGCCGGTGAGCCACTGTACATGCTCTTCCGGGCCATCCAGTACCAAGTGGACAAAGGCCCCGTGGACGCCGTGACAGGCAAGGCCAAACGGACCCTGAATGATAGCCGCCTGCTGCGGGAGGACGTGGAGTTCCAGCCCCTGACACTGATGGTGCTggtggggcctggggctggcGGGGCCGCATGCAGCAGTGAGGTGCAGCGCGTGCCGGCCCGGGTGCTCGACACAGACACCATCACCCAGGTCAAGGAGAAGGTGTTGGACCAAGTCTACAAGGGCACCCCCTTCTCCCAGAGGCCCTCAGTGCATGCCCTAGACCTTG AGTGGCGCTCGGGCCTGGCTGGTCACCTCACCCTGTCGGATGAAGACTTGACCTCCGTGACCCAAAACCACTGGAAGAGACTCAACACTTTGCAGCACTACAAG GTCCCAGATGGAGCAACAGTGGGGCTCGTCCCTCAGCTGCACAGCGGCAGCAGCATCTCCCAGAGCCTGGCCCAGAGGTGCCCCTTGGGAGAGA ACATCCCCACGCTGGAGGATGGCGAGGAGGGTGGGGTGTGCCTCTGGCACCTGGTGAAAGCCACCGAGGAGCCAGAAGGGGCCAAGGTGCGGTGCGGCAGCCTGCGGGAGCGGGAGCCAGCGAGGGCCAAGGCCATTCCGGAAATCTACCTCACCCGTCTGCTGTCCATGAAG GGCACGCTGCAGAAGTTTGTGGACGACACCTTCCAGGCCATTCTCAGTGTGAACCGGCCCATCCCCATCGCTGTCAAGTACCTGTTTGACCTTCTGGATGAACTCGCAGAGAAGCACGGCATCGAGGACCCAGGGACCCTGCACATCTGGAAGACTAACAG TCTGCTGCTGCGGTTCTGGGTGAATGCCTTGAAGAACCCACAGCTCATCTTTGATGTGCGGGTGTCGGACAACGTGGACGCCATCCTTGCTGTCATCGCCCAGACCTTTATTGACTCCTGTACCACCTCGGAGCATAAAGTGGGCCGG GATTCCCCAGTGAACAAACTGCTCTACGCCCGGGAGATCCCACGCTACAAGCAAATGGTGGAAAG ATACTATGCAGACATTCGCCAGAGCTCTCCGGCGAGCTACCAGGAGATGAACTCTGCCCTGGCTGAGCTCTCCGGG AGCTACACTTCTGCTCCCCACTGTCTGGAGGCTCTGCAAGAACTCTACAACCACATCCACAGGTACTACGATCAG ATTATCAGTGCCCTGGAGGAGGACCCTGTGGGCCAGAAGCTGCAGCTGGCCTGCCGCCTGCAGCAGGTTGCCGCCCTGGTGGAGAACAAAGTGACTGACCTGTGA